GGCCGCGGCCACCACGCGGTGCGCATCGGCCAACGTCAAGGTGAACGGCTTCTCCACCAGCACATGTCGGCCGGCGGCGATGACCGTGAGCGCGTCGCCGCAATGTGCGGAGGCCGGGCTGGCGATGTAGACGACATCGATGTCACCGTCGGACAGCAGGTCCGGCAGGCCGGCGTACCGGCGCGGGATGCCGTGGCGATCACCGAACGCGTTCGCGTTCGCCATGCTGCGGGACCCGATCGCCAACAGTTCCGCGTCGGCGACGAGCGGCAGGTCAGCGGCGAACTTGTCGGCGATGGCGCCCGTGGCCCAGATGGCCCAGCGGATCGGATTGTTCATGTGATGCTCCGTTCGGTCCGGTGAGCGGGGCTCACGCATTTCAAAGATGTGAAGCGAAGTTCGACAAGATGCATGAGCGTAGTACCGAGCGGCAGTGGCCGCTCAGGCGGGGATCCGGAAAAGGGACGGGCCGTTACGGCATTGTCCGAGAAAATCGCAGACACGAAACCGATGGGATGCGTTGTGGAAGCACTGGTATTGAGAAATTGGTGGGACCTGTCGGTGGACACCGTCCCGGACCCGCAGGCCGGTGATGGCGACGTTGTCATCGACATCGTGGCCACTGGTATCTGCGGCTCGGACATCCACGGCTTCACGGGCGAAAACGGCCGCCGAGTCCCCGGACAGGTGATGGGCCACGAGACCGTCGGCCGGATCGCCGCGCTCGGGTCAGGGACGAACGAGTACGGGCTCTCGGCCGGTGCGCTCGTCACGGTCAACCCTGTCATCGGATGCGGTCACTGCGCGGACTGTCTTGCCGGGCAGAACCAGAACTGCCCGGACAAGGTGGTCATCGGGGTGGCGACATCATTCAGCTCGGCGTTCGCCCAACAGATGGCCGTACCCGCAGCAAATGTCGTCGTGCTCCCCGAGTCGATGCCGGCCGAATACGGCGCCCTGGTGGAGCCGTTGGCGGTCGGCTATCACGCCCTGCGGCGTGGCCGGTGCGGACCATCGGATCATGTCCTGATCATCGGTGGGGGGCCGATCGGCCAGGCGTGTGTGCTGGCGGCGCAGCGACTGGACGCTGCCGCCGTGGTGGTGTCCGAACCGGACCCTCATCGCCGTGACGTGGTCGAAGCGCTCGGTGCCGTCGCGGTCGACCCGGGCGCGGTCGACGAGGCCGGTCTACCCGCAATGGTGGCCGACGCTTTGACCGGTCGACCGAGCATCGTGGTGGACGCGGTCGGCATCGGCGCGACCATGGCCACCGCCTTCGCCTGCGCACCGCTCGGTGCGACGGTCGTGCTGGTGGGGATGGGTGCACCGCAGATCTCTCTGGCGGCATACGAGATCTCGACCAAGGAGCGCTCGGTTGTCGGTAGCTTCTGCTACGACCCCGAGGAATTCCGGCAGACGGCGAAGTGGGTGGGCACCGCACCCGCCGTCCTGGCGCACCTGATCGACGAACGGGTGTCGATGGCGGAAGCCCAGTCCAGCTTTGCGGCCCTGGCCAACGGGCAGAGTAAGGCGAGCAAGATCCTGGTCTTCCCGAACGTGGCCGAGGGGCCCGTGACGGTGGAACGCCGATGAGCATTCCGAGGGTCAATCTTGGCGGCGTCATCCCGATCCTGGTCACGCCGTTTCTCGCCGACGGATCCATCGATGTGACGGACCTGAAAGCGGAACTGGACTTCCTTGTCTCGGCCGGGGTGGATTGGGTCGGCATCGGCTACGGGAGCGAGGTCAACAAGCTCGACCCGCTGGAGGTGGTCGACCTGGTGGCGGCGACCGTCCAGGCTGCGGCCGGGCGGGTCAAGGTGCTCGGCAATGCGGAGGTGCCGAGCACTCGTGCCGGCATCGCGGCTGTGCGCCGGGCGGTGGATGCCGGTGCCGACGCGGTGATGGTCAGGCCGACCGGTCTGATGGGCTCAGCCGTCGCCGAGGTCGTCCGGGCATTCGTCGAGACCGCCAACGAGACCGGCGCGGCCCTGGTGATCCAGGATGCTCCGCAGAACACCGGGGTCGAGCTGAGTGCTTCTTGCTTGGTCGAGATCGCCCGTCAGGCACCCACCGTCGCCGCACTGAAGATCGAGCCGCCGGCGCCGGGCCCGAAGATGTCGGAGATCAGGGCGTTGGCCGGCACTGAGCCGATCACGATGCTCGGCGGGCTCGGTGGTGCCGGGTTCGTCCAGGAGCTCGTCCGCGGGTCGATGGGCACGATGCCGGGTCCCGCTTTTCCCGACGTGTTCGCCGCCGTGCATCGGCTGTTCCTGGCCGGTGACCGCGGCGCGGCGACGAGGCTGCTCTGGCGCATCGCGCCCTTCACCGTTCTTGGATCGCGGGATATGGAGTCGTTCCTGTACATCCAGAAATACCTGCTGCGGCGACGCGGAGTGATCGGCACGACCAGCCTCCGCGGCCCGCACCGGCCCATCGACGCGC
This window of the Nakamurella panacisegetis genome carries:
- a CDS encoding dihydrodipicolinate synthase family protein codes for the protein MSIPRVNLGGVIPILVTPFLADGSIDVTDLKAELDFLVSAGVDWVGIGYGSEVNKLDPLEVVDLVAATVQAAAGRVKVLGNAEVPSTRAGIAAVRRAVDAGADAVMVRPTGLMGSAVAEVVRAFVETANETGAALVIQDAPQNTGVELSASCLVEIARQAPTVAALKIEPPAPGPKMSEIRALAGTEPITMLGGLGGAGFVQELVRGSMGTMPGPAFPDVFAAVHRLFLAGDRGAATRLLWRIAPFTVLGSRDMESFLYIQKYLLRRRGVIGTTSLRGPHRPIDALLQGEIDDLIVDLETLELLDQETS
- a CDS encoding zinc-dependent alcohol dehydrogenase, which produces MDTVPDPQAGDGDVVIDIVATGICGSDIHGFTGENGRRVPGQVMGHETVGRIAALGSGTNEYGLSAGALVTVNPVIGCGHCADCLAGQNQNCPDKVVIGVATSFSSAFAQQMAVPAANVVVLPESMPAEYGALVEPLAVGYHALRRGRCGPSDHVLIIGGGPIGQACVLAAQRLDAAAVVVSEPDPHRRDVVEALGAVAVDPGAVDEAGLPAMVADALTGRPSIVVDAVGIGATMATAFACAPLGATVVLVGMGAPQISLAAYEISTKERSVVGSFCYDPEEFRQTAKWVGTAPAVLAHLIDERVSMAEAQSSFAALANGQSKASKILVFPNVAEGPVTVERR